A single genomic interval of Pseudorca crassidens isolate mPseCra1 chromosome 19, mPseCra1.hap1, whole genome shotgun sequence harbors:
- the RSKR gene encoding ribosomal protein S6 kinase-related protein isoform X2: protein MGAVSCRKGQHAQMAAPHKILGLVAKGSFGTVLKVLDCGQKAVFVVKVVPKVKVLQRDNLRQCKEEVSIQRQINHPFVHSLGDSWQGKRHLFMMCSYCSTDLYSLWSAVGCFSEASIRLFAAELILVLCYLHDFGIIHRDVKMENILLDERGHLKLTDFGLSRHLPQGTRAYTICGTLQYMAPEVLSGGPYNHAADWWSLGVLLFSLSTGKFPVPAERDHVAMLASVTHYDSVIPASLNQGLSLLLHELLCQNPLHRLRYLHHFQVHPFFRGVAFDPELLQKHPVNFVMETQATQLSPSPESTFFKDFDCNLESFLVHPSLA from the exons ATGGGAGCAGTGAGTTGTCGGAAGGGGCAACATGCCCAGATGGCTGCTCCTCATAAG ATTTTAGGCCTTGTGGCTAAAGGCTCCTTTGGAACTGTCCTCAAGGTGCTAGACTGTGGCCAGAAAGCAGTATTTGTGGTGAAG GTGGTGCCCAAGGTAAAGGTCCTACAGAGGGACAACCTGAGGCAGTGCAAAGAGGAGGTCAGCATCCAG CGACAGATCAACCATCCTTTTGTACACAGTTTGGGGGACAGCTGGCAGGGAAAACGGCACCTCTTCATGA TGTGTAGCTACTGCAGCACAGATCTGTACTCCCTGTGGTCCGCTGTTGGCTGCTTTAGTGAGGCTTCCATCCGCCTCTTTGCTGCTGAGCTGATCCTGGTGCTGT GCTATCTCCATGACTTCGGCATCATCCATCGAGATGTGAAG ATGGAGAATATCCTTCTGGATGAACGAG GCCATCTGAAACTGACAGACTTTGGCCTGTCCCGCCACCTGCCCCAAGGAACCCGAGCCTATACTATCTGTGGCACTCTTCAGTACATGG CCCCAGAGGTCCTGAGTGGAGGGCCTTACAACCATGCTGCTGATTGGTGGTCCCTGGGTgtcttgcttttctctctgtcaACTGGAAAG TTCCCAGTGCCCGCAGAGAGAGATCATGTGGCCATGTTGGCAAGTGTGACCCACTATGACTCTGTGATCCCAGCTTCTCTTAACCAGGGGCTCTCACTCCTGCTCCATGAG CTGTTATGCCAGAATCCCCTCCACCGTCTACGTTATTTGCATCACTTCCAGGTCCACCCTTTCTTTCGGGGTGTGGCCTTTGACCCAGAGCTCCTACAGAAGCATCCAGTGAACTTTGTCATGGAGACACAAGCTACCCAGCTCAGTCCATCACCAGAGTCCACGTTCTTCAAGGACTTTGACTGTAATCTGGAGTCCTTCCTGGTGCACCCCAGCCTGGCTTGA
- the RSKR gene encoding ribosomal protein S6 kinase-related protein isoform X1, whose product MGAVSCRKGQHAQMAAPHKGHQFLHQEPLEPAPLLVEKPLPEWPVPQFINLFLPEFPIRPLRGHQQLKILGLVAKGSFGTVLKVLDCGQKAVFVVKVVPKVKVLQRDNLRQCKEEVSIQRQINHPFVHSLGDSWQGKRHLFMMCSYCSTDLYSLWSAVGCFSEASIRLFAAELILVLCYLHDFGIIHRDVKMENILLDERGHLKLTDFGLSRHLPQGTRAYTICGTLQYMAPEVLSGGPYNHAADWWSLGVLLFSLSTGKFPVPAERDHVAMLASVTHYDSVIPASLNQGLSLLLHELLCQNPLHRLRYLHHFQVHPFFRGVAFDPELLQKHPVNFVMETQATQLSPSPESTFFKDFDCNLESFLVHPSLA is encoded by the exons ATGGGAGCAGTGAGTTGTCGGAAGGGGCAACATGCCCAGATGGCTGCTCCTCATAAG GGGCATCAGTTCCTGCACCAGGAGCCCCTGGAGCCAGCCCCACTGCTAGTAGAGAAGCCTCTGCCTGAGTGGCCAGTGCCTCAGTTCATCAACCTCTTTCTGCCGGAGTTTCCTATTAGGCCCCTTAGGGGGCATCAGCAGCTGAAG ATTTTAGGCCTTGTGGCTAAAGGCTCCTTTGGAACTGTCCTCAAGGTGCTAGACTGTGGCCAGAAAGCAGTATTTGTGGTGAAG GTGGTGCCCAAGGTAAAGGTCCTACAGAGGGACAACCTGAGGCAGTGCAAAGAGGAGGTCAGCATCCAG CGACAGATCAACCATCCTTTTGTACACAGTTTGGGGGACAGCTGGCAGGGAAAACGGCACCTCTTCATGA TGTGTAGCTACTGCAGCACAGATCTGTACTCCCTGTGGTCCGCTGTTGGCTGCTTTAGTGAGGCTTCCATCCGCCTCTTTGCTGCTGAGCTGATCCTGGTGCTGT GCTATCTCCATGACTTCGGCATCATCCATCGAGATGTGAAG ATGGAGAATATCCTTCTGGATGAACGAG GCCATCTGAAACTGACAGACTTTGGCCTGTCCCGCCACCTGCCCCAAGGAACCCGAGCCTATACTATCTGTGGCACTCTTCAGTACATGG CCCCAGAGGTCCTGAGTGGAGGGCCTTACAACCATGCTGCTGATTGGTGGTCCCTGGGTgtcttgcttttctctctgtcaACTGGAAAG TTCCCAGTGCCCGCAGAGAGAGATCATGTGGCCATGTTGGCAAGTGTGACCCACTATGACTCTGTGATCCCAGCTTCTCTTAACCAGGGGCTCTCACTCCTGCTCCATGAG CTGTTATGCCAGAATCCCCTCCACCGTCTACGTTATTTGCATCACTTCCAGGTCCACCCTTTCTTTCGGGGTGTGGCCTTTGACCCAGAGCTCCTACAGAAGCATCCAGTGAACTTTGTCATGGAGACACAAGCTACCCAGCTCAGTCCATCACCAGAGTCCACGTTCTTCAAGGACTTTGACTGTAATCTGGAGTCCTTCCTGGTGCACCCCAGCCTGGCTTGA